Genomic DNA from Flavobacterium sp. N502540:
TCATTGCGGAATGGAATTTTGTCTAAATAACCATAAGTTACCTCATTTTGAGCCTTTACCCAGGCTCCAGTTTCAGCCGACTTATCGTCTTCAAGCCAACGATACGGGTCGTTTACTTTAGTGTCAAAATACACATCAACCGTTTCGCCTTTTTTAGTTTGGGGATACTGAATTTTGCCTTGCCCGAACGAAATTCCTGCAGTTGTGATTGCCATTAGAAGAAATGTTTTTTTCATAATTTTTGTTTAACGATTGTAGCAAAAATAGCATTTTTGTTGTGAAATAATAATGATAAAAAGTTAAACCATATAAGGCATACAAGCTTGCTTAGTCAGGTATTAACTAATCTTAGCTATATGTCGTATATGGTTTAAAAATGTTACAGATTGAAGTTAATTCCAAGGACAATATTTCGTCCTATGTTTGGTATACCGTCCGTTTTTAATCTTGACAGGTGAGCAATATATTTTTTATCCAATAAATTGTTTCCGTTTAGGTTAACATCGAAAGCATGTTTGCCTAGTTTTACTGTTCCGCCAAAACCTAAATTCACTAAAGTGTATCCTTTCGAAGCAGTTTCGAAACCACTTACATTATTTTGGCTAAAAGTAGAAGAAACATTTAAAGAAGCATAGCCTTCTTGAAGCCAGTCTTTGATCTTAAATTCAGTTCTTAAAGTGTTATTCCAGTTATTAGCAGGAATTAAAGGCAGGTAATCATTGTTTTGTTTTTTACCGGTTACCGTTTCAAAACTGGTTTCAAAATGCAGCCAGTCCAGCGGATGTGGGTGAAAGTGTAAACCTGCTTCACCTCCGTATAATTTGGCGTCATTCTGAACATAAGCAAAAACATCGTTGTTATCAAGTACTTCGCCTGTTGGTGAAGTGTAAATGTAGTTGTTCACATGATTGTAAAATCCGTTGATGAAAAACTCAAAGTGCGTGTTTTTATATTCTAAGTTTAAATCGGTTTGAACATTTTGCTCGTTTTTTAAAGCAGCATTTCCAACTTCATAACGGTTTGTTCCTTCATGAACTCCGTTTGACGTAAGTTCAGCTAAGTTTGGCGCTCTGAAACCTGTAGCCACATTCAATCGAAGTGTCAATGGTTCTGCAAGTTTTGTTTTATATCCTAATGAAGCATTAAAACTGTCAAAGGAACGGTCTAAAGGCAGAAAATAACCTTCTTCACCTTCCGTGCCGTGAGCTTCAGAAGTTACTTTTCGATTGTCAAAACGTAATCCGGCTTGTAAAACATTATTATTCCATTCGTAATTTGCAGTTCCAAAAGCACCAAAGTCATTTGTAGTCGCATCCGGAATTAAATATTCTTCCCCTGAATTTTTATTAGTCTGATGCATTCCCTGAACACCTACAATCGTTTCAATTTTACCGAATTTTGGAAAATGATATTTGGTATTGTAATTAAAAGTATTCAGTTTCATATGAAGAGAAGCGTTGTTGCTGTCTTCAAATTCACTTCTGTCATTGGCAATATAACCTAAATCAACGTCCAGTTTAGAGTTTTGAAAAAAGATCACATTGTTCAAACTCAATAAATGGTTGAAGATTCCTTGTCTTGGGAACATGGTATTTTTGCTTGATGACTGTTCTGCGATTCCTTCTTCGGGAATACCAATGTCCAGCTTGTTGTAATTGTAACGTAAAACACTGGAGAAACTAGAGTTGCTGTATCCAACTCCGGTTTTAAAATCGGTTTCATTGTAGCGGGTATTGGTTACACGGTCACCGTCGGCAATTTTGTAATCAGAATGAGTATTGAAGCTTCCTCGGGCTAAGAATTTCCAGTTGTCTGTTGAAGTTTTTAAGCCAATAGAAGAATTACTTCCTTGTGTATTGGTGAAATATTTTTGACTAAAATTAGCTTTGAAGGTATTCGCATCGGCAAATTTTTCAGGATTAAAATACAAAACACCGCCTAAAGCATCAGATCCGTATAATAAAGAAGCAGGCCCTTTGATTACTTCGACACTTTCTATTCCGGCATCATTAAGTCCCAGACCATGTTCGTCTCCAAATTGTTGATTTTCGATACGAACTCCTTGCGAGTATACTAAAACACGATTTCCGCTTAAACCTCTAATAACCGGTTTTCCAATAGAAGTTCCCGTAGAAATTTGAGAAACTCCCGGAATAGTTGCCAGACCTTCGATTAAAGTTGAAGTTCCTTTTTGTTGTAATGTTTTAATGCTTTCA
This window encodes:
- a CDS encoding TonB-dependent receptor, with protein sequence MKKLILALILGFTGILSAQNSVSGTVIDLQNKPLAGVSVYAAELHKGTTTDENGKYDFKNLPNGSFRLSFTLIGYTTQSKTISKLLKENTLDITLTESVFEMDEVVVSTPFNKLQSQNVMKVEHESIKTLQQKGTSTLIEGLATIPGVSQISTGTSIGKPVIRGLSGNRVLVYSQGVRIENQQFGDEHGLGLNDAGIESVEVIKGPASLLYGSDALGGVLYFNPEKFADANTFKANFSQKYFTNTQGSNSSIGLKTSTDNWKFLARGSFNTHSDYKIADGDRVTNTRYNETDFKTGVGYSNSSFSSVLRYNYNKLDIGIPEEGIAEQSSSKNTMFPRQGIFNHLLSLNNVIFFQNSKLDVDLGYIANDRSEFEDSNNASLHMKLNTFNYNTKYHFPKFGKIETIVGVQGMHQTNKNSGEEYLIPDATTNDFGAFGTANYEWNNNVLQAGLRFDNRKVTSEAHGTEGEEGYFLPLDRSFDSFNASLGYKTKLAEPLTLRLNVATGFRAPNLAELTSNGVHEGTNRYEVGNAALKNEQNVQTDLNLEYKNTHFEFFINGFYNHVNNYIYTSPTGEVLDNNDVFAYVQNDAKLYGGEAGLHFHPHPLDWLHFETSFETVTGKKQNNDYLPLIPANNWNNTLRTEFKIKDWLQEGYASLNVSSTFSQNNVSGFETASKGYTLVNLGFGGTVKLGKHAFDVNLNGNNLLDKKYIAHLSRLKTDGIPNIGRNIVLGINFNL